A DNA window from Cyanobacteriota bacterium contains the following coding sequences:
- a CDS encoding septum site-determining protein MinC, protein MAGFVMSDFDEATPADTDSTQSPEPVISTSKASTSEADDQCCHLEPASATNEQALEVTAPAEPASQTAIEPITSDSASTELPSASIVPQDGNDQPDSPKVDLRVQVRLHRQDDRLVLTLPAGGTDPQAADSEFTWTELQHQLQQRLIHGEPFWQPGMAVDLVAYNRLLTDEQLQAMAEILATVELTISRVLTNHRQTAITAATAGYSVEQSSQLRNPLPETGIIQAEPLYLQNTLRSGVEVCHPGSVIVYGDTNPGSTIIANGDVLIWGRLRGVVQAGATGNVRACIMALRIEPPAQLRIADYRARAPKPPDQWYPEVVYVANRTIRIIHANEFSRPAYPAQ, encoded by the coding sequence ATGGCGGGATTCGTTATGTCAGATTTTGATGAGGCAACGCCTGCTGACACAGACTCTACGCAGTCACCTGAACCAGTGATTAGTACTAGCAAAGCCAGCACCAGTGAGGCCGACGATCAATGCTGCCATTTAGAGCCAGCGTCAGCTACCAACGAACAAGCCTTAGAGGTCACAGCGCCCGCTGAACCAGCTTCTCAGACAGCCATAGAGCCTATCACCAGTGACTCTGCCAGCACAGAGTTACCAAGCGCATCAATCGTCCCGCAGGATGGTAACGATCAGCCAGATTCTCCCAAGGTAGATTTAAGGGTTCAAGTGCGATTACATCGCCAAGACGATCGCCTCGTGTTGACCCTACCAGCGGGCGGCACTGATCCCCAAGCAGCCGATAGTGAGTTTACCTGGACTGAGCTGCAACATCAGCTTCAACAACGCCTCATCCATGGAGAACCCTTTTGGCAGCCAGGAATGGCTGTAGACCTAGTAGCCTACAATCGCCTCTTAACCGACGAGCAATTACAGGCCATGGCAGAGATTCTGGCTACTGTGGAGTTGACCATCAGTCGCGTGCTCACCAATCATCGACAAACAGCAATTACAGCAGCTACGGCTGGATATTCTGTCGAGCAATCATCCCAGTTACGAAACCCTCTTCCAGAAACAGGCATTATTCAAGCAGAGCCGCTCTACCTGCAAAACACCCTGCGATCGGGCGTGGAAGTTTGTCATCCTGGATCCGTAATTGTCTACGGTGACACAAATCCTGGCAGCACGATCATAGCTAATGGTGACGTGCTCATTTGGGGTCGCCTACGGGGTGTTGTTCAGGCCGGGGCAACAGGCAACGTCAGAGCCTGCATTATGGCATTGCGAATTGAGCCACCTGCCCAACTACGCATTGCTGACTATCGTGCCAGAGCACCCAAGCCCCCTGACCAGTGGTATCCAGAAGTCGTCTACGTAGCCAATCGGACCATTCGGATTATCCACGCCAACGAATTTTCTCGCCCTGCTTATCCTGCTCAATAA
- a CDS encoding carbon dioxide-concentrating mechanism protein, whose amino-acid sequence MANKPPYMAAERLQRLQELKETALGLVSTRSFPAIVGTADMMLKSAGVTLVGYEKIGSGFCTAVVRGGIANVRLAVAAGVETAEKFGQLVSSSIIPRPLANLEAVLPISVKLAELSYDRRYSRLSNLAVGLLETRGFPAMVGAADSMLKTADVQLAGYETIGDGLCTVVIRGAVADVAMAVEAGMHEAERIGELHSVMVIPRPLDDLEETLPIASHWLEHPQPLPNLVPLAAKQETLTPLHLPDLQEVPVPANPVETVHAEVLEPETDSDR is encoded by the coding sequence ATGGCAAACAAACCTCCTTACATGGCGGCTGAACGCCTACAGCGATTGCAAGAGTTGAAGGAAACTGCACTAGGACTTGTGTCTACCCGCAGTTTTCCGGCGATCGTGGGTACGGCAGATATGATGCTGAAGTCGGCTGGTGTGACCTTGGTTGGCTATGAGAAAATTGGTAGTGGCTTCTGTACTGCTGTCGTGCGAGGAGGCATCGCCAATGTACGGCTAGCAGTTGCAGCCGGGGTTGAAACTGCTGAGAAATTTGGGCAATTGGTCAGCTCATCCATTATTCCCCGTCCCTTAGCTAATTTGGAAGCTGTATTGCCGATCAGCGTCAAGCTAGCAGAGTTGTCCTACGATCGTCGCTACAGCCGGTTGAGCAACCTTGCCGTGGGCTTACTGGAAACTCGTGGCTTTCCAGCCATGGTAGGTGCCGCTGACAGTATGTTAAAAACCGCTGATGTGCAACTGGCTGGATACGAAACCATTGGTGACGGTCTCTGTACAGTTGTGATTCGTGGTGCTGTTGCTGATGTAGCAATGGCAGTCGAAGCTGGAATGCATGAGGCGGAACGCATCGGCGAATTGCACTCGGTGATGGTTATTCCTCGGCCATTGGATGATTTGGAAGAGACCTTGCCGATCGCCAGTCATTGGCTGGAGCATCCCCAACCATTGCCGAATTTGGTACCCTTGGCAGCCAAGCAAGAAACCCTTACTCCCTTGCACCTGCCGGATTTACAAGAGGTGCCTGTGCCTGCAAATCCGGTTGAGACAGTTCATGCGGAAGTCCTTGAACCTGAGACAGACTCTGATCGCTAA
- a CDS encoding CGLD27 family protein, with protein sequence MSLQTSKCPVPREQLPINEYQDLANSWFYRWATLGNREYVIPMVWIVGISWLLVAPVAAASFAPLKQPVQFFLGGLAGASFLLGLVLAWLYLGWTYVGDRLARATVPYEESGWYDGQTWEKPSDDLIRDRLVMTYEVQPLLRRLRRTFVILAVVFTISVLTCVIL encoded by the coding sequence ATGAGCCTCCAAACTTCCAAATGCCCCGTACCTAGGGAGCAACTCCCTATTAATGAGTATCAAGACTTGGCAAACTCCTGGTTCTATCGTTGGGCAACCTTGGGCAACCGTGAGTATGTAATTCCTATGGTCTGGATTGTAGGCATCAGTTGGCTCTTGGTGGCACCTGTAGCTGCGGCCAGCTTTGCCCCCCTAAAGCAACCTGTGCAGTTCTTCTTAGGCGGACTAGCTGGGGCAAGTTTCCTGTTGGGATTAGTGTTGGCATGGCTCTACCTAGGATGGACCTATGTTGGCGATCGCCTCGCGCGGGCTACTGTGCCCTACGAAGAGTCGGGCTGGTATGACGGACAAACTTGGGAGAAACCCAGTGACGACTTGATTCGCGATCGCTTAGTCATGACCTATGAAGTTCAGCCACTTCTGCGCAGACTGCGACGCACATTTGTAATCCTTGCTGTAGTTTTCACCATCAGTGTCCTTA
- the fabG gene encoding 3-oxoacyl-[acyl-carrier-protein] reductase, translating into MTTGQLVGQVAIVTGASRGIGRAVAMALAAEGAAIAVNYASSASAAEQVVADIRAKGGEAIALQADVSQPDQVDALVAAIVDKWGRVDVLVNNAGITRDTLLLRMKLEDWQAVIDLNLTGVFLCTKAVSKIMLKQKSGRVINIASVAGQMGNPGQANYSAAKAGVIGFTKTVAKEMASRGITVNAVAPGFITTDMTSDLKSEEILKFIPLGRYGTPEEVAGMVRFLAADPAAAYITGQVFNVDGGMVMA; encoded by the coding sequence ATGACAACAGGACAGTTAGTAGGACAGGTGGCGATCGTTACGGGAGCGTCACGAGGCATTGGTCGGGCGGTAGCCATGGCATTGGCGGCTGAAGGTGCAGCTATTGCTGTTAATTATGCTAGTTCGGCTAGTGCTGCTGAGCAGGTTGTTGCTGACATTCGGGCCAAGGGAGGAGAGGCGATCGCCCTTCAAGCAGATGTCTCCCAACCGGATCAAGTCGATGCTCTAGTGGCTGCGATCGTAGACAAGTGGGGGCGAGTTGATGTGCTAGTGAACAATGCTGGCATTACCCGCGACACATTGCTGCTACGGATGAAATTAGAAGATTGGCAGGCTGTCATCGACCTCAACCTCACAGGCGTGTTTCTCTGCACCAAAGCGGTCAGCAAGATCATGCTGAAGCAAAAGTCAGGCCGAGTCATCAACATTGCTTCTGTCGCTGGTCAGATGGGCAATCCTGGCCAAGCGAATTACAGTGCTGCCAAAGCTGGGGTCATTGGGTTTACAAAAACCGTTGCCAAAGAAATGGCTAGCCGTGGCATTACCGTCAATGCGGTGGCACCCGGCTTCATCACTACCGACATGACTAGTGACCTCAAGTCAGAGGAAATTTTGAAATTTATTCCCCTAGGTCGCTATGGTACTCCTGAAGAGGTAGCAGGCATGGTGCGCTTTCTTGCAGCGGATCCTGCTGCTGCTTACATCACAGGTCAAGTATTCAATGTTGATGGCGGTATGGTAATGGCCTAG